A portion of the Choristoneura fumiferana chromosome 20, NRCan_CFum_1, whole genome shotgun sequence genome contains these proteins:
- the LOC141439446 gene encoding uncharacterized protein yields MTMRRKWSSSEMTWAVLIFTLLAMTASCDGARRAQRRKDTARAVLPSVAPSAETLTALAQAMGAAGFEHHEGRTLVKRLIPADSQPDLDVVEHQGVIGKAGVDFPAFPTIPNTGFNCKNVPTGYYADLETDCQVFHICDTSRKISFLCPNGTIFSQSHLICDWWFKVDCASAPALYESSAEYYSNEQKKSQKITQSLSKNADLQIVDSNVRAESRRSSVNVPSTTERLLRHRQRLQTEPPKATARSFHALFADINPTLKTEATTSFEKRRRNLVQLIANNFGNTPARTTLPTYTDSSTYRTDTAAGDYNNLKEMQVAAESASFTNNKNRQYLQDYNNKNYRPYPVYTPNVVPKTNNKPKNNPTLTTLYDFRDKNLNQVTKEVTVTTKRPTLLPYTKSYSSTLTERREPYTRPGVSSLKDFLERERNKTLAATTTEKVTQFTDRSDQYNQNVGNKVTIETRNSYESVTKIPQTTRNQYNGETTDDRFNTYTSTNFNQVTTEPSYQERRERLMRKLNLESPSPTEATIPTTNTEKYYGDLPNRPGLVVPPSLTPKTLHTLAIYYATALDNLSTTTPPEETSDVSTAAFEDYEAMEEALPALFSQHTINKYSKLFNHGTDTSGLLEEIKLDPNGTYNELADDLAVQQSQNPLATSPQIRELAQVFTHALSAYLQDPIQFRKVLSDIRPTHPSFGDMLSTTEDSYNTEPTTTVNEEDDEILGFSDDNKVRPPFASLRDGKALNIATDYPTTTDEAVTTPNTISTEYISTTAGPITSRNPFRCCGRISASYTTASTPIARSTTPFSFTNTVAANVNTLASNNSEISFTTTEDSYLEQRYGGFQNNSNNSPYGKDVVSSNAKPLNEYVEITNLPSAWGVDADATLPPITASDNVFESKKLKTTTALPDTTTVYFTSGDSSIELENEEELQRAHSQSFVTPQNNIRQGKQINLDDTKTTVRKPSEELEAPTLPDIATTTVQTTAQPSTTIKEEESASTVSPVSSIFTSPGSDKTEFTWPTTFENWQSTIIDPITLNDGLSPTGPEQGISQLASQTNAWAQNTFTTPATETRVSEQDFSSSVSIELTTPRNRNEERVGRLVKDPTSTEPAQDITTIADTVVEKAKEIMGGMNATTTEKLMNVMKKTKSKTVRRLILLLVQTCDDDHNTTAEASKKALLEALMAVSQKDMDEIAKEEGVTDLPPTAADVEIRTTQYKRSDKLSALEEIRPKQFERRGKSINFDPTSINALSSPSTTENVKTTTEAYTETTVNSRTTPASRRGVKKFLVRTNPVEQKATKASLADSPIAEARVAPDEAKTPADTRALELLRSLYTIAARWG; encoded by the exons ctgCCAGCTGCGACGGGGCCCGACGGGCTCAACGGAGAAAG GACACGGCGCGCGCAGTGTTGCCGTCAGTGGCACCGAGCGCGGAAACTCTGACTGCGCTCGCGCAGGCGATGGGGGCGGCTGGTTTCGAACACCACGAGGGGAGAACCCTCGTGAAGCGACTCATACCAGCCGACAGTCAGCCCGACTTGGATGTAGTGGAGCATCAAG GTGTAATTGGCAAAGCAGGCGTGGACTTCCCGGCGTTCCCGACCATCCCGAACACTGGGTTCAATTGCAAGAATGTGCCCACCGGCTACTACGCTGACCTGGAGACCGATTGCCAG GTATTCCACATCTGCGACACATCCCGCAAGATCTCCTTCCTCTGCCCTAACGGCACCATCTTCAGCCAGTCGCACCTCATCTGTGACTGGTGGTTCAAGGTGGACTGTGCCTCCGCGCCTGCGCTCTACGAGTCCAGCGCCGAATATTACTCCAACGAGCAGAAGAAATCCCAGAAGATCACCCAAAGCCTTAGCAAGAACGCTGACCTCCAGATCGTGGACTCCAACGTGCGAGCCGAATCCAGAAGATCGTCCGTCAATGTACCAAGCACGACGGAAAGACTGTTGAGGCATAGACAGAGACTCCAAACTGAACCTCCCAAAGCTACAGCCAGAAGCTTCCACGCGCTGTTTGCAGATATCAATCCAACACTTAAAACTGAAGCGACGACAAGCTTTGAGAAGCGAAGAAGGAATCTCGTTCAGTTGATAGCTAACAACTTTGGGAATACGCCCGCTAGGACCACTCTGCCTACTTACACTGACTCATCTACCTACAGAACTGATACCGCTGCTGGTGACTATAACAATCTGAAAGAAATGCAAGTAGCGGCTGAATCTGCGTCgtttacaaacaacaaaaatagaCAATACCTGCAggattataataataagaacTACCGCCCGTACCCAGTTTACACGCCAAATGTGGTCccaaaaactaacaataaaccGAAAAACAATCCCACTTTGACTACCTTGTATGACTTCAGAGATAAAAACTTGAACCAAGTCACAAAGGAAGTAACTGTAACTACAAAACGACCAACCTTGTTGCCGTACACAAAGAGTTACTCCAGCACTTTGACCGAACGACGAGAACCTTACACGAGACCTGGAGTATCATCACTGAAGGACTTCCTTGAAAGAGAACGAAACAAAACTCTGGCGGCCACTACAACGGAAAAAGTCACCCAATTCACAGATAGAAGCGATCAATACAACCAAAACGTAGGAAACAAGGTCACCATTGAAACTAGAAATAGCTACGAATCTGTTACCAAAATTCCACAGACCACTAGGAATCAATACAATGGTGAAACTACCGATGATAGATTCAACACATACACGAGTACCAATTTCAATCAGGTAACCACTGAGCCGTCCTACCAAGAGAGAAGAGAAAGGTTGATGAGGAAGCTGAACCTCGAAAGCCCCAGCCCAACTGAAGCAACAATTCCAACAACCAACACTGAGAAATATTACGGTGACCTCCCTAACCGTCCAGGCCTTGTGGTACCACCATCGCTTACACCAAAAACCTTGCATACGTTAGCAATCTACTACGCAACGGCGTTAGATAACCTTTCGACCACAACACCCCCCGAGGAAACCAGCGACGTTAGCACAGCAGCATTTGAAGACTACGAAGCTATGGAAGAAGCTTTACCAGCACTGTTCAGCCAACACACTATCAATAAATACAGCAAGCTTTTCAATCACGGAACAGATACTTCTGGGCTATTAGAAGAAATCAAACTCGATCCTAACGGTACATACAATGAATTAGCTGATGATTTAGCTGTGCAACAAAGTCAAAACCCTCTAGCTACATCTCCACAAATTAGAGAGTTGGCTCAAGTTTTTACACACGCGCTGTCAGCTTACTTACAAGACCCTATACAATTCAGGAAAGTACTATCTGATATCAGACCGACTCATCCATCATTTGGTGATATGCTATCGACGACTGAAGATTCTTATAATACTGAGCCAACAACGACTGTAAACGAAGAAGACGATGAGATTTTAGGTTTCTCTGATGATAATAAAGTTAGACCTCCATTCGCTTCATTACGAGACGGTAAAGCGTTAAATATTGCTACCGATTACCCAACAACAACTGATGAAGCTGTGACAACACCCAATACGATAAGTACTGAGTATATATCAACTACCGCTGGTCCAATCACATCCAGGAATCCATTTAGATGCTGTGGAAGAATATCAGCGTCTTACACTACTGCCTCTACTCCTATTGCGCGTTCAACCACTCCTTTCTCATTCACTAACACAGTGGCAGCTAACGTCAACACTTTAGCATCTAACAACAGTGAAATTTCATTTACTACTACCGAGGACAGCTACTTGGAACAAAGGTACGGTGGGTTCCAGAACAACTCTAACAATTCGCCGTATGGCAAAGACGTCGTCTCTTCAAATGCTAAACCTCTGAACGAATatgtcgaaataacaaaccTACCATCTGCTTGGGGTGTCGACGCAGACGCTACATTACCACCCATAACAGCATCCGATAACGTTTTTGAAAGTAAAAAGTTGAAGACGACCACAGCTCTACCTGATACCACAACTGTATACTTCACATCAGGCGACAGTAGCATTGAGTTAGAAAATGAAGAAGAACTGCAAAGAGCTCACAGCCAGTCCTTCGTGACGCCACAAAATAACATTCGTCAAGGCAAACAAATTAATTTGGACGATACCAAGACCACCGTCAGGAAACCTTCGGAAGAACTAGAAGCACCTACTTTGCCTGACATTGCAACGACAACAGTACAAACTACAGCACAACCTAGCACCACAATTAAAGAAGAAGAATCTGCTTCTACAGTATCTCCCGTGTCCAGTATATTCACTTCGCCTGGTAGTGATAAGACGGAATTCACCTGGCCAACCACATTCGAAAACTGGCAAAGCACCATAATAGACCCTATTACTTTGAACGATGGTCTCAGTCCAACGGGACCTGAACAGGGAATATCTCAACTAGCCAGTCAAACTAATGCATGGGCACAAAATACATTCACTACACCAGCAACAGAAACCAGAGTCAGCGAACAGGATTTCTCGTCTTCAGTATCTATTGAGTTGACTACTCCAAGAAATAGAAATGAAGAGAGAGTGGGCAGATTAGTCAAGGACCCCACTTCAACAGAACCTGCGCAAGACATCACAACAATTGCTGATACAGTAGTAGAAAAGGCTAAGGAAATCATGGGTGGAATGAACGCAACTACCACTGAAAAACTCATGAATGTAATGAAGAAGACTAAATCAAAAACAGTAAGGAGACTGATTCTATTATTGGTCCAAACCTGTGATGACGATCATAACACTACCGCTGAGGCCTCAAAGAAAGCGCTCCTTGAAGCTCTTATGGCGGTATCGCAAAAAGATATGGATGAAATTGCAAAGGAAGAAGGAGTTACCGATTTGCCACCCACAGCAGCCGATGTCGAAATCAGGACAACTCAATACAAGAGAAGCGACAAATTATCCGCTCTAGAAGAAATCAGGCCAAAGCAATTTGAAAGAAGAGGAAAGAGCATCAACTTCGATCCTACGTCCATCAATGCTTTATCAAGCCCATCGACTACAGAAAATGTGAAGACTACTACAGAAGCTTACACAGAAACTACAGTAAATTCCAGAACTACGCCAGCGAGTCGCAGGGGTGTCAAAAAGTTCTTAGTGAGAACTAATCCAGTTGAACAAAAAGCTACAAAAGCTTCGTTAGCAGACAGCCCTATTGCAGAAGCTAGGGTGGCACCCGATGAAGCAAAAACCCCCGCCGATACGCGAGCGTTGGAACTATTAAGATCGCTTTACACGATCGCCGCTAGATGGGGTTGA